A window of Streptomyces sp. NBC_01689 genomic DNA:
GCCGGTCAGCTCGTACGTACGGCCCGCGTGCCCGTCCTCGCGCAGCACCGCGGCGGCGACCGCGGCGATGTCCGCCGGGTCGACGACCGGCAGCGCCACGTCGCCGAAGGGGGCGAGGACCGTACGGTCGGCGCGGACCGACTCCGCCCACGCGAAGGCGTTGGAGGCGAACCCGCCGGCCCGCAGGACGGTGAAGTCCAGGCCGGAACCGCGTACGGCCTCCTCGAACTCACGCAGCCTGCCGTGCGACGCGGCTCCGGGCCGGGTCGCGTTGATCTGCGAGGAGAGCAGGACGACCCGCCTGACCCCGGCGTCCCGGGCCGCCGTGAGCAGCTCGGTGGCAGCCTCGCCGTGGCCGAGCAGTTCGCCGGCCAGCAGGATGAAGAACGCGTCGGCGCCTTCGAGGACCGGCCGCATGCTCCGCGCGTCCCCGAGGTCGGCCTGGGCGTGCCGCACCCCCTGAGCCGGGGAGGGCAACGGGCGGCGCGACACCGCCACGACCTGCTCCCCCGCCGCGGTCAGCGCCTCGATCAGCGGACGCCCGACGTTTCCGGTGGCTCCGGTGACGACAATCATGAAACAGCTCCCTGGTGCGTTGATCCGTGGTCAGCGATCAGTGGTCATCGGTGGTGGTGATCGACCAGCGGTGACCGGTCAGAAGTGGCCGGGCAGCAGCGGGTCGGAGGTGACCGGTCGGCAGCCGGTCAGAAGTGGCCGGTCGGCAGCCGGTCGGAGGTGGCCGGTCGGGCTGTGGTCAGCGGTCCTCGATCGAGACGGTCGGGCGAGCACCCGGTGCTCACCGGGTCGCCGCCATGACCGGAACGCTAGCATCGTCGGTATAGTAGGTACCTATAGGAAAGCGACTATCTCCGTGCGAGCCGCCGTGATCGTCGTGGCGGCCCCCGTACACCGCGGTGAGCGACCGGCCCAGACGTACGAGCGACTCGCGCGCCTCGGGAGGGCCGAGCACCTCGATCCGGGCGCCGAGACCCGCGAGCTGTGCGGTCAGCACGTCCAGCGAGGGACCGTCGGCGGTGAACGCGACCCGGCCGTCGGGCTGGACCCCGCCCGTACGGAGCCGGCCGCCGAGCAGGTGCCGCAGCACCGACAGGGCGTCCGGGTCGGCACGGGCCCGCACGCTCACCGCGGACAGCCGCCGCTCCACCCCGGCCGCGAGCTCCCGCCACACGGAGGCGAGGTCGAACCCCTCGGGGCGCCGTACGGGCTCGCCGGTCGGCTCCACGGAGGTGACCCGGCCCAGCCGGAAGGTGCGGGGCCCCTCCGCGGTCCCCGCCACCAGGTACCAGCGACCGGCCTTGTTCACCAGCCCGAGCGGATCCACCGTCCGCACGCGACCGGCCCCGTCACCGCCCACCCGGTCACCACCGGCCCGCTCGCCGCCCACCCGCACGTCCCCCGGCCGTTCGCGACCGGGCCGTTCGTGATCGGGCCGTTCGTGATCGGGCCGTTCGTGACCCGGCCCTTCGTGACCCACCGGCTCGCCCAGGCCGTCCTCGACCAGGCCGTCCTCGACCAGGCCGTCCTCGCCGAGGCCGTCCTCGCCCGGGTCGCCGTCCGTCACGGACCGGTCGGCGGGCGCGTACCCCAGCCGGACCTGCCGGCCGTCCAGCACCGCCCGTTCCAGGGCGTGCCGGTGCGGCCCGCTGCCGCCCTCCGTGCGCGACCAGTCGGGGCCGTCGACGAGGATGGCCTTCGCGGCGGCCTCGGCGTGCGGCCGCATCGGTGCCGGTACCGCCCGCGTCAACTTGCGGAGCGCGGACCGTAGTTCGGGAGAGGCCGACAGCGGCCCCGCGGCCAGGAACAGCGCCCCGATCTCTCGCGAGGTGAAACCGGTCAGGTCGGTGCGGGCGCCGCCGACCAGGCTCCATCCGCCGCCCCTGCCGCGCTGCGAGTAGACCGGGACGCCGGCGCTGGTGAGCGCCTCCAGGTCGCGGCGCGCGGTGCGTTCGGACACCTCCAGTTCCCCCGCCACCTCGCGCACGGTCACCCGGCCGCGTGCCTGGAGCAGCAGCAGGGTCGCCACCAGACGGTCGGCCTTCACGTCGCACCCGCTCCCGCTCGCGCACCCGTTCCCCGGGCGGCAACTCCCGTGATTTTGAGCGGTTTTAAGCCATTCCATACATTTTCGGCACCATCGGAGAGGGCTTCGGTAATAGGCCACAAGATGACCTGTTCGGCATCGACGATGAACACATGACTCACGACACGACCACCGACCCGGGCGAGACCGCGAAGCCCTCCGCCGACCCGCGTGGCGGCCTGTTCAAGGCCGTCGAACTGACCGGACGCACGCTCGCCGCGCTCCGCCCCGACCAGTACGACACCGTCACCCCGTGTCCCGACTACACCGTCCGCGACATGGCCAACCACGTGGTGTCGGTGCTGCGCCGGGTCGCCGTCCTGGGCGCCGGCGGCTCCTTCATGAGCGTTCCGCACTTCGCGGAGGACGTCGCCGACGGTGACTGGGCCAAGGCCTGGACCGCTGCGACGCAGGAGTTCGACGCCGTCTGGCGGGACCCCGCGGTGCTGGGCCGCCAGATCGGACTGCCCTGGGGCCCGGTCCCCGGTGTGGTCGCCTCGGTGATCTACACCAACGAGTTCGTGCTGCACGCCTGGGACCTGGCCAAGGCCACCGGCCAGACCCCGGACTGGGACCCGGAGATGCTCGCCGCGCCGCTGGCCTCCATGCACCGGGCCGTGCCCGCGGAACCCCGCGGCGGCCAGGTGCCGTTCGGACCGGTGGTGGAGGTGCATGAGGACGCTCCCGACATCGACAGGCTGGTGGGCTGGTACGGCCGCCGCCCCTGATCGGGCGACGGAGCGGTCCACAGGTCCGGTGGTCCACCGGACCTGTGGACCACCGGCGTGCGGACCGTCGAGGGCGGGCCGCCGACAGGGCGGCCCGCCGGACGAGCGGGCGTCCGGCACGCAGGCGCCCGGCACGCGGGCGCCGGCCGCCTCAGGCCCCGATGCCCTGGGCGAACCTGAAGTACCGGTGCGGGTCGTACTTCGCCTTCACCACCGACAGCCGGGCGTAGTTCTCGGCGTAGTACGACTCCCGCCAGTCCGTCAGCTCCGCGTCCATCCAGTTCTGGTACGTCTCGCCGTTCGACAGCGGGTCGATGGTCGCGAACCCGTTGTCGACCCAGCGCGTGGCGACGCTCCTGGCCTCCGCGGTCACCTGTGCCGGATCGTTGACGAGGACCCGGTAGTTGACGGAGAAGAGCGCGTCACGGTGCACGTACGCCGTGGCGGTACGGGCCGGGTCGTTGGCCGCTCCGCCGAAGAAATGGAGGTCGAGGTAGCGGGCCTGGCCGGCCCTGCGGTCGGCGTCGAAGGCGGTCAGCACGTCCGCCCAGCCGCTCTGGGTGTACGGGGTGCTGCCCATCCGGGTCCGCTCCAGGCCGAAGGCGGGCCGGGTCAGCACGCCCGCGGGGGACTTCCCGGCGCGCTGGCACTGGTCCTCGGACAGGGTGGCGCACCCGAAGATCATCATCATGACCTGCTGGTACGTCATGACCGCGTCCTGGCGGGCCGTCACGGCGCCGGTGAGCGCCAGCAGCCGCGCGGACTCGGCGGCCAGTTCGGCCGGGGTGCCGCGGGAGGCGAGGAAGACGTTGAGCGCCGGTACGGAGCCGGGCGCGGCGTCGGCCTGGACCAGATAGGCGCCGCCACCGATGGTGCGGGGCGCGTCCACCAGCCACTCGCCGACGCCGTGCAGCACGTCGGCGGCCCGGTCGTACGGGAAGATCAGGTTGCTGATCGCCATCTGGTCGCCCTCGTGGGGGGTGACCGAGAAGCGGGTGACGACGCCGAAGTTGCCGCCGCCGCCCCCGCGGATCGCCCAGAACAGGTCCGAGTGACTGGTCGGCGAGGCGGTGACCACCCGGCCGTCGGCGAGGACCACCTCGGCCGAGGTGACCGCGTCGCAGGCCATGCCCAGCGGGCGGGTCAGGAAGCCGAAGCCGCCGCCCTGGAGGAAGCCGCCGGCCGACACGGTCGGGCAGCCGCCCTCGCTGACCACCAGGCCGTGCGGGGCGAGGGCGTTGAGTATCTCGACGTTCTTGGCGCCGGGGCCGATGTCGACCGTGCCGTCGCCCACGGTGATCGCGTTCAGTCGTGAGACGTCGATGATCAGGCCGGGCGTGGTCGAGTACCCCGCGAAGCTGTGGCCGCCGCTGCGGACGGCGGACGGCAGGCCGTAGGTCTGGGCGAAGCGCAGGGCCGCGGAGACGTCGGCCGAGCTGACGCAGTACGCCACGGCCCGCGGGTTGACGGCGTCGAACTGACCGAGTTCCAGCTGCTTGGCGACGGCGTAGGCGGAGTCGGTGGGCAGCACCAGACGGCCCTGGAGCTTGGCCGCGAGGGTGCTCCAGGGTGTGGTGCCGGAGCCCGCGAGGACGGGGCTGGTGGGCAGGACGGCCAGGCCGACGGCGGCCGATCCCGCCCCGATCAGTGCTCTACGAGTGATCACGGATGTCCCAAGGGTTCTAGGAGGCGGTGGTTGCCAGTGGAGGGAGATGCATCAAAGGGGCTCAGGGGGACCGGTGGGGATCAGGGGAGACCGGAGGGGAAACAGCCCGCGACCGGGAGCCGCGTCCGAACTCCGGGGTACCGGCTCCGGGGTACGGGCTCCGGGGTACGGGCTCCGGCCCCGGGAAGGGGCGGTGCCGGGCCCACGGGGGGAGGGTGGGCCCGGCACCGCGTCCGGGGGGAAGGAGCCGGCGCCGCGGGAGGGGCGTGGGGGCACGGCGCGCGGCGTGCGGGGCACGCGGCGTGGGGGCCGGGCGGCGCGGTGGGGGGCCGCGGGCCCGGTCAGGACACCTTGCGGCCCTTCATGCCCTGCTTGACGACTCCGGCGAGCATCGAGCGGCCGAGGTCGCGCATCTCCTTGGGGCCGGAGGTGCTCGCCCACCACATGAACTTCATCATCGTGGGCGTGGTGGCCCGGAAGAACCGGAGGTCCTCGGGGCCCTTCCAGCCGAACGGGGTGTTGACCGACTCGCAGTCGCGGATCGCCTCGAAGACGATGTCCGCGGCCTTGTCACCGTCGATCTCGCCCGCCTCGTACCGCTCGCAGGTCTCGGCCGTGATGTCGAAGAGGACCTTGAAGGCGTGGCTGTCCGGCCACCACAGGCCCGTGTAGGGCGCCTTCTCCATCTCCTTGAAGTGCCGGTCGTCGCCGTCGAGCTGGAAGTTCTGGCGCGCCATGATCTGGCGCATGGTCGCCGGGGTGGTGAAGCAGGCCCAGACCCGGAACACCGCGTTCCACAGCCGGAAGTGGCTGAAGGCGATGTAGGAACTGTTGACGATCTTGTCGTTGTACTCCAGGAGCCCCTGCTCCAGGCGCTCGACGTACTCGAAGCGCTCCTCGGTGAAGTCGTTCTCGCGCAGGGCGTCCAGGATCCGGTAGGCGAGCGCGTCGACGACCTCGAAGGTGTTGGACAGGCCGCGCGAGTACAGCGGGTCGATGAAGCCCGCCGCGTGCGACATCAGGCACCAGCGGGCACCGATGGTGCGCTTCGACGAGTACTGGATCCGGTCGGTGGAGACCCACTCGCGGATCCGCTTGGCCCCGTCGAACTGCCGCTTCACCGCTGGGTACTTGTCCAGGTAGTGGTGGAACTCCTGGTCGGGCGTCATGTCCTTCGGCTTGGGATACAGCCGCTCGTCGAAGGTCAGGCCCACACTGCAGGCCGGGTTCTTGGAGTCCTTGTAGTTGTCGAACGGGATGATCCAGAACCAGCCGCGCTCGATGAGGTGGTGCAGGGTGCCGCCGTGGAAGGGCGACTCGGCCGGCGGCCTGAGCGCCTCCGGGTAGTTGCAGACGTCGTCGTACGGCTTGATGCCCACGTAGTGCGTGAAGAGCGAGCGGGCGTGGTGCTTGTGCCGGGGCGGGTTCTCGCGCAGGTCGAACTTCTCCGCCAGCGGGGAACGGAACCCGCTCGCGTCGATCAGGTACTTGGCGCGGAAGACCTCGCCGTTCCTGCCGGTCACGGTGACACCGTCGTCGTCGACGTCGAGGTCGGTGGCGAACCAGTTCTGGCGCAGGGTGCAGCCGTACTTGGCGGCGACGTTCAGATAGTGCGAGTCGGTGTCCTGGCGGAAGAGGTGCACCGCCTCGGTGAGCATCTTCGGGATGACGAACATCGTCGCCTCGCGCGGGTCCGGCTCGCGGTCCGGCCGCTGGGTGACGAAGCCGAAGCTCTGCTTGCGGCCGTGCGTCGGACCGATGTGCTCGGTGACCGCCTTCACGTCCAGCATGTGCTTGATCTCGGGCACGTCGTAGCGCACGGCGAGAATGTGCAGCCACTCGACGAGCTGCGGGTTCTGGGACTCGCCGACGGCGAACCGGGGGTGCTGCCCGGCGTCGATGAGCACCACGTCCGCGCCCTGGCGGGCCAGGATCGCCCCCATGATCGAGCCCGCGAGGCCCGATCCGAGGATGGCTACGTCGCATTCGGTCCACTCGGCGGCCTTGTCGGCCTTCTTCGCTTCCTCAGCCTTGGTGGGCAAGACCGC
This region includes:
- a CDS encoding NAD(P)H-binding protein, with amino-acid sequence MIVVTGATGNVGRPLIEALTAAGEQVVAVSRRPLPSPAQGVRHAQADLGDARSMRPVLEGADAFFILLAGELLGHGEAATELLTAARDAGVRRVVLLSSQINATRPGAASHGRLREFEEAVRGSGLDFTVLRAGGFASNAFAWAESVRADRTVLAPFGDVALPVVDPADIAAVAAAVLREDGHAGRTYELTGPEAITPRLQAGVIAEAIGEEVTFVELTREAAHAHMARFMPEDVIAGTLDILGEPLPAEQRVSPDVQTILSRPATPFSGWVARSLPAFK
- a CDS encoding TIGR03086 family metal-binding protein, which encodes MTHDTTTDPGETAKPSADPRGGLFKAVELTGRTLAALRPDQYDTVTPCPDYTVRDMANHVVSVLRRVAVLGAGGSFMSVPHFAEDVADGDWAKAWTAATQEFDAVWRDPAVLGRQIGLPWGPVPGVVASVIYTNEFVLHAWDLAKATGQTPDWDPEMLAAPLASMHRAVPAEPRGGQVPFGPVVEVHEDAPDIDRLVGWYGRRP
- a CDS encoding helix-turn-helix transcriptional regulator, producing the protein MKADRLVATLLLLQARGRVTVREVAGELEVSERTARRDLEALTSAGVPVYSQRGRGGGWSLVGGARTDLTGFTSREIGALFLAAGPLSASPELRSALRKLTRAVPAPMRPHAEAAAKAILVDGPDWSRTEGGSGPHRHALERAVLDGRQVRLGYAPADRSVTDGDPGEDGLGEDGLVEDGLVEDGLGEPVGHEGPGHERPDHERPDHERPGRERPGDVRVGGERAGGDRVGGDGAGRVRTVDPLGLVNKAGRWYLVAGTAEGPRTFRLGRVTSVEPTGEPVRRPEGFDLASVWRELAAGVERRLSAVSVRARADPDALSVLRHLLGGRLRTGGVQPDGRVAFTADGPSLDVLTAQLAGLGARIEVLGPPEARESLVRLGRSLTAVYGGRHDDHGGSHGDSRFPIGTYYTDDASVPVMAATR
- a CDS encoding FAD-binding oxidoreductase; translated protein: MITRRALIGAGSAAVGLAVLPTSPVLAGSGTTPWSTLAAKLQGRLVLPTDSAYAVAKQLELGQFDAVNPRAVAYCVSSADVSAALRFAQTYGLPSAVRSGGHSFAGYSTTPGLIIDVSRLNAITVGDGTVDIGPGAKNVEILNALAPHGLVVSEGGCPTVSAGGFLQGGGFGFLTRPLGMACDAVTSAEVVLADGRVVTASPTSHSDLFWAIRGGGGGNFGVVTRFSVTPHEGDQMAISNLIFPYDRAADVLHGVGEWLVDAPRTIGGGAYLVQADAAPGSVPALNVFLASRGTPAELAAESARLLALTGAVTARQDAVMTYQQVMMMIFGCATLSEDQCQRAGKSPAGVLTRPAFGLERTRMGSTPYTQSGWADVLTAFDADRRAGQARYLDLHFFGGAANDPARTATAYVHRDALFSVNYRVLVNDPAQVTAEARSVATRWVDNGFATIDPLSNGETYQNWMDAELTDWRESYYAENYARLSVVKAKYDPHRYFRFAQGIGA
- a CDS encoding NAD(P)/FAD-dependent oxidoreductase, whose product is MPTKAEEAKKADKAAEWTECDVAILGSGLAGSIMGAILARQGADVVLIDAGQHPRFAVGESQNPQLVEWLHILAVRYDVPEIKHMLDVKAVTEHIGPTHGRKQSFGFVTQRPDREPDPREATMFVIPKMLTEAVHLFRQDTDSHYLNVAAKYGCTLRQNWFATDLDVDDDGVTVTGRNGEVFRAKYLIDASGFRSPLAEKFDLRENPPRHKHHARSLFTHYVGIKPYDDVCNYPEALRPPAESPFHGGTLHHLIERGWFWIIPFDNYKDSKNPACSVGLTFDERLYPKPKDMTPDQEFHHYLDKYPAVKRQFDGAKRIREWVSTDRIQYSSKRTIGARWCLMSHAAGFIDPLYSRGLSNTFEVVDALAYRILDALRENDFTEERFEYVERLEQGLLEYNDKIVNSSYIAFSHFRLWNAVFRVWACFTTPATMRQIMARQNFQLDGDDRHFKEMEKAPYTGLWWPDSHAFKVLFDITAETCERYEAGEIDGDKAADIVFEAIRDCESVNTPFGWKGPEDLRFFRATTPTMMKFMWWASTSGPKEMRDLGRSMLAGVVKQGMKGRKVS